From Pontibacter actiniarum, a single genomic window includes:
- a CDS encoding agmatinase family protein, giving the protein MNSKEQKIQNFDPNGVGDISGGLFGLPFTVEESEVVIIPMPWEVTVSYSAGTAQGPQAIKDASPQLDLFEPGIKDAWKLGVAMEDISEEWAATSEALRQKAEAYINWLEAGSPEIGRAEFENLPAEVTAKGEELLQWLKQKALAHLEQGKLVGVLGGDHSTPLGLMHALAEKHEEYGILQVDAHADLRDAYEGFEYSHASIMFNALKLPQVKKLVQVGIRDLCQAEAELAEQSNGRVTIFYDATLKENMYAGDSWKKECKKIIAQLPQKVYISFDIDGLDPKLCPATGTPVPGGLEFEQAVYLMKQLVKSGREIIGFDLCEVAPGDSEWNGNVGARMLMKLCNWMAVSQKRLEAQL; this is encoded by the coding sequence ATGAATAGCAAAGAACAGAAAATACAGAACTTCGACCCGAACGGTGTAGGCGATATTAGCGGAGGCCTGTTCGGCCTTCCCTTTACCGTAGAGGAGTCGGAGGTGGTGATCATCCCGATGCCCTGGGAGGTTACGGTGTCTTACAGCGCCGGAACCGCACAGGGGCCGCAGGCAATCAAAGACGCCTCTCCGCAGCTCGACCTGTTTGAGCCGGGGATCAAAGACGCCTGGAAACTAGGCGTCGCTATGGAGGACATCTCTGAGGAGTGGGCCGCCACCAGCGAGGCGCTGCGCCAAAAAGCCGAGGCGTACATTAACTGGCTGGAGGCCGGCAGTCCCGAGATTGGAAGGGCTGAGTTCGAGAACCTGCCAGCCGAGGTAACTGCGAAGGGCGAGGAGCTGCTGCAGTGGCTGAAGCAAAAGGCGCTGGCGCACCTGGAGCAAGGGAAGCTGGTAGGAGTGCTGGGCGGTGACCACAGCACACCGCTGGGCCTGATGCATGCACTGGCCGAGAAGCACGAAGAGTACGGCATTTTGCAGGTCGATGCCCACGCTGACCTGCGCGACGCCTACGAAGGTTTTGAATACTCCCATGCTTCCATCATGTTCAACGCCCTAAAGCTGCCACAGGTGAAGAAGCTAGTGCAGGTAGGCATTCGCGATTTGTGCCAGGCAGAAGCAGAGCTCGCGGAGCAGTCGAACGGCCGTGTGACCATCTTCTACGATGCCACCTTGAAGGAAAACATGTATGCCGGGGACAGCTGGAAGAAGGAGTGCAAGAAAATCATTGCACAGCTCCCGCAAAAGGTATACATCAGCTTTGACATAGACGGACTGGACCCGAAACTGTGCCCTGCCACTGGCACGCCGGTACCGGGCGGCCTGGAGTTTGAGCAGGCGGTGTATCTGATGAAGCAGCTGGTGAAGTCTGGCCGCGAGATCATTGGCTTCGATTTGTGCGAGGTAGCTCCCGGCGACAGCGAGTGGAACGGCAACGTTGGCGCCCGCATGCTGATGAAGCTGTGCAACTGGATGGCTGTATCGCAAAAGCGCCTGGAGGCGCAGCTGTAA
- the speE gene encoding polyamine aminopropyltransferase produces the protein MNALGRHILVEFYDCSPELMNDVVHIENSMVAAAETAGATVINSTFHHFSPYGVSGVVVIQESHLAIHTWPEYGYAAVDLFTCGDSVDPWVSYTYLKDAFQSGHGSSMELRRGQLSLLKRNDFNLDALRDVAPKSIEADGTITRDVWFTERDENIALSLKHSGNQLYKKDSPYQRVEVFETLAYGNMLTLDGMVMCTQKDEYVYHEMITHVPMFSHTKAKRALVIGGGDGGTVRELLRHEQLEEVTLVEIDELVIEACKLHLPETAVAFGNPRLNLLVEDGIKYINDCEDGRYDLIIVDSADPVGPGEGLFTAEFYSQVYRCLTPDGVMITQSESPRFNSGVFVEIYETYKQIFGQDKVHCYLAAIPTYPTGTWSFSYSSKGNSQPLQFDREAAAKFSKEQGLKYYNEDVHTAAFALPNFVKELLSNGSQQAINA, from the coding sequence ATGAACGCTTTAGGTAGACACATTCTTGTTGAATTTTACGATTGCTCCCCTGAGCTGATGAATGATGTTGTTCACATAGAGAACAGCATGGTAGCCGCCGCCGAAACCGCCGGTGCCACCGTCATCAACAGCACCTTCCACCACTTCTCGCCTTACGGTGTTTCCGGTGTGGTGGTAATCCAGGAGAGCCATTTGGCGATCCACACCTGGCCAGAGTACGGTTACGCTGCCGTGGACCTTTTTACCTGCGGCGATTCCGTAGATCCATGGGTCTCTTACACTTATCTGAAAGACGCCTTCCAGTCCGGCCACGGTTCTTCCATGGAGCTGCGCCGCGGCCAGCTCAGCCTGCTGAAGCGCAACGACTTTAACCTGGATGCCCTGCGCGATGTGGCGCCTAAGTCTATAGAGGCAGACGGCACTATCACGCGTGATGTGTGGTTTACGGAGCGCGACGAGAACATCGCGCTGTCGCTGAAGCACTCCGGCAACCAGCTTTACAAGAAAGACTCGCCGTACCAGCGCGTGGAGGTGTTCGAAACACTGGCCTACGGCAACATGCTGACGCTGGACGGCATGGTGATGTGCACGCAGAAAGATGAGTATGTGTACCACGAGATGATCACTCACGTGCCGATGTTCAGCCACACCAAGGCCAAGCGCGCGCTGGTGATCGGCGGCGGCGACGGTGGTACCGTGCGCGAGCTGCTGCGCCATGAGCAACTGGAGGAGGTAACGCTGGTGGAGATTGACGAACTGGTGATTGAGGCTTGCAAGCTGCACCTGCCGGAAACGGCCGTGGCGTTTGGCAACCCGCGCCTGAACCTCCTGGTAGAGGACGGCATCAAGTACATCAACGACTGTGAAGACGGGCGCTATGACCTGATCATTGTTGACTCTGCTGACCCTGTTGGCCCAGGCGAAGGCCTGTTCACCGCTGAGTTCTACAGCCAGGTGTACCGTTGCCTTACCCCGGACGGCGTGATGATTACGCAGTCGGAGTCGCCGCGCTTTAACAGTGGCGTGTTTGTGGAGATTTACGAAACCTACAAGCAGATCTTTGGCCAGGATAAGGTGCATTGCTACCTGGCAGCTATCCCGACGTACCCAACTGGCACCTGGAGCTTCTCGTACTCCTCAAAAGGCAACTCGCAGCCACTGCAGTTCGACCGTGAGGCAGCGGCGAAGTTCTCTAAAGAGCAGGGCCTGAAGTACTATAACGAGGATGTGCACACTGCCGCATTTGCCCTGCCAAACTTCGTGAAGGAGCTTTTGAGCAACGGCTCGCAGCAAGCAATCAACGCATAA
- a CDS encoding putative phage abortive infection protein yields the protein MSEPKQKLSKYELTGYILIVMGAVVLVWGTIKFDLVKELYLDPADREGVFGQYGEFIGGIVGSLWALAGVFLFFATLTYQKREFELQRFELHKTQKIFQQQNFSTLYISFIQKHNDIIDALTAYDINESAWRGSNFFVFFQEKVLTSFVQKVRSLEPHEKTAAELHHIFQDYFTYHFTFYQNSLNPYLKNLSVLFKLIQKYRTEAQDQGEYYSFITKANFTQAELFLIYHVAQFSLLQEFSAIDNAFDVFEDMVEEYKVEHIVRQELVRQ from the coding sequence ATGTCTGAACCCAAGCAGAAACTCAGCAAGTACGAACTTACCGGCTACATTTTAATTGTGATGGGGGCCGTGGTACTTGTTTGGGGAACGATCAAATTTGACTTAGTGAAAGAGCTCTACCTGGACCCCGCTGACCGCGAAGGCGTTTTTGGGCAGTACGGAGAGTTTATCGGCGGCATTGTCGGGTCGCTGTGGGCGCTGGCGGGGGTGTTTCTCTTCTTCGCCACCCTTACCTATCAGAAGCGCGAGTTTGAGCTGCAGCGCTTTGAGCTGCACAAAACCCAGAAGATCTTCCAGCAGCAGAACTTCTCCACGCTCTACATCAGCTTCATTCAGAAGCACAATGACATCATCGACGCCCTTACCGCCTACGACATCAACGAGAGCGCCTGGCGCGGGTCCAACTTCTTTGTGTTCTTTCAGGAGAAGGTGCTTACCTCCTTTGTGCAGAAAGTACGGAGCCTGGAGCCGCACGAGAAAACCGCGGCCGAGCTGCACCACATCTTCCAGGACTACTTTACCTACCACTTCACCTTCTACCAAAACTCGCTCAACCCTTACCTCAAAAACCTGAGCGTGCTCTTCAAGCTTATCCAGAAGTACAGGACGGAGGCCCAGGACCAGGGCGAATACTACAGTTTTATCACCAAGGCTAACTTTACCCAGGCAGAGCTGTTCCTGATTTACCATGTGGCGCAGTTCAGCCTGCTGCAGGAGTTCAGCGCCATCGACAACGCCTTCGACGTGTTTGAGGACATGGTGGAAGAGTACAAGGTAGAGCACATTGTGCGGCAGGAACTGGTGCGCCAGTAG
- a CDS encoding chemotaxis protein CheC — MMMEPQITELERDIIKEILNIGLARAADSFAAIAQDKVLLKVPDIQLIEVKELLKLVAKYEDTHAIIQSDVKGDFNGATLMLFSDEHIVRLSEVCLGMLDVQPGELSVMQESLLLEISNIITGAMVTQLANILKANIYGSPPKAPKNHIADSLKDILVQHPLFQPLVFTVITRFTHNSKSVELPLLLFFDSKTFLKILDIIRTFDLGKNNLMETD, encoded by the coding sequence ATGATGATGGAACCTCAGATAACGGAGTTAGAGAGAGATATTATCAAGGAGATACTCAACATCGGTCTGGCAAGAGCGGCGGATTCTTTCGCGGCCATTGCCCAGGATAAGGTACTGCTGAAAGTGCCCGACATCCAGCTGATCGAGGTGAAGGAGCTTCTGAAGCTGGTGGCAAAGTATGAGGATACCCACGCCATCATTCAGTCCGATGTGAAAGGAGACTTTAACGGCGCCACGCTCATGCTCTTCTCCGACGAGCATATTGTGCGCCTCTCCGAAGTGTGCCTGGGCATGCTGGACGTGCAGCCGGGGGAGCTGTCGGTGATGCAGGAGTCGCTGCTGCTGGAGATCAGCAACATCATTACGGGCGCCATGGTGACACAGCTGGCCAACATCCTCAAGGCCAATATTTACGGCTCCCCGCCAAAGGCTCCCAAAAACCACATAGCCGACTCGCTGAAGGATATCCTGGTGCAGCACCCGCTGTTTCAGCCGCTTGTGTTTACCGTAATCACCCGCTTTACGCACAACTCTAAAAGCGTGGAGCTGCCGCTGCTGCTCTTCTTTGATAGCAAGACGTTCCTGAAGATACTGGATATTATCCGCACCTTTGACCTGGGCAAAAACAACCTGATGGAAACCGACTGA
- a CDS encoding chemotaxis protein CheA has product MKSREQEYKEIFIAEALEYFDALNRHISTLEKEPEDEQTLAEIFRLLHNLKANSKAIGYLQISDVSHKLETAFSLIRNKELAFSEEVVTVLFDGIDMLGELIHNVDNPNYGEPDPVLLRNLDIIVENLSDSTIELAKVQKYNTSKNLSLSELIYIQIKKLDHMMNLVGELMIDRDRILSISRDLNNDELKSVSSHLYRITEDLQYSVMDARLVNIGSLFNKFPRIVRDIATAEKKDVDLKLTGQDIQIDRNILQIITDSLLHLVRNAITHGLETPEDRKKKGKEPVGNLTLSAQSDRDNVVIRLQDDGKGIDLRKVKKTAVERQLVSADVAKGLADNELLSFLFEPGFSTAKEVTEYSGRGVGLDVVKNAIDSIGGRISVDSEKGAGTTFILQLPTSIAVKGALLFEVDENYYAIPLIHTDQVVALDKDELHEVGDVLIANLKGETVTVVYLNELLNAPEASMKLGDKTRLNGQVQNIIIVSYNNRKLGLIVDKLYRQQDIVVKPLSKPLEQIDIYGGVTLLGTGKVCLVLDVPAVTRYFMSKRQA; this is encoded by the coding sequence ATGAAATCGAGAGAACAGGAGTATAAAGAAATATTCATCGCCGAGGCCCTGGAGTACTTTGATGCACTCAACAGGCATATCAGCACGTTGGAGAAGGAGCCGGAAGACGAGCAGACGCTGGCCGAGATCTTTCGCTTGCTGCATAACCTGAAGGCAAACTCTAAGGCGATCGGTTACCTGCAGATCTCGGATGTGTCGCACAAGCTGGAGACCGCCTTCAGCCTGATCCGCAACAAGGAGCTAGCTTTTAGCGAGGAGGTCGTAACGGTGCTGTTCGACGGCATCGACATGCTGGGGGAGCTCATCCACAACGTGGACAACCCGAACTATGGGGAGCCTGACCCGGTGTTGCTGCGCAACCTCGACATCATTGTAGAGAACCTCTCCGACAGCACAATTGAGCTGGCCAAGGTACAGAAGTACAACACGTCCAAAAACCTGTCGCTCTCGGAGCTGATCTACATCCAGATTAAAAAGCTGGACCACATGATGAACCTGGTGGGGGAGCTGATGATCGACCGCGACCGCATCCTCTCCATCAGCCGCGACCTGAACAACGACGAGCTGAAGAGCGTGAGTTCGCACCTGTACCGTATTACAGAGGACCTGCAGTACAGTGTGATGGATGCCCGCCTGGTAAACATCGGCTCGCTGTTCAATAAATTTCCGCGTATTGTGCGCGACATTGCCACCGCCGAGAAAAAGGATGTGGACCTGAAACTGACGGGGCAGGACATTCAGATTGACCGGAACATCCTCCAGATCATCACTGATTCGCTGCTGCACCTGGTGCGGAACGCGATCACCCATGGCCTGGAGACGCCGGAAGACCGGAAAAAGAAGGGCAAGGAGCCGGTGGGCAACCTGACGCTCAGCGCCCAAAGCGACCGCGATAACGTGGTGATCAGGCTGCAGGACGACGGCAAGGGCATCGACCTGCGGAAGGTGAAGAAAACCGCCGTGGAGCGGCAGCTGGTATCGGCAGACGTCGCCAAGGGGCTGGCAGATAATGAGCTGCTCTCATTCCTGTTTGAGCCGGGCTTCTCCACCGCAAAAGAGGTTACCGAGTACTCGGGCCGTGGTGTGGGGCTGGACGTGGTGAAGAACGCGATTGACTCCATAGGCGGGCGAATCTCCGTAGACTCAGAGAAAGGCGCCGGGACCACCTTCATACTGCAGCTGCCGACGTCTATTGCCGTAAAAGGGGCCCTGCTGTTTGAGGTGGATGAGAACTACTACGCCATTCCGCTCATACACACCGACCAGGTGGTGGCCCTGGACAAGGATGAGCTGCATGAGGTGGGGGATGTGCTCATCGCCAACCTGAAGGGGGAGACCGTAACGGTAGTGTACCTGAACGAGCTCCTGAATGCCCCGGAGGCAAGTATGAAACTCGGAGACAAGACCCGGCTGAACGGACAGGTGCAGAATATCATCATCGTGTCGTACAACAACAGGAAGCTGGGGTTAATTGTAGATAAGCTGTACCGGCAGCAGGACATTGTGGTAAAGCCACTGAGCAAACCGCTGGAGCAGATTGATATTTATGGGGGCGTTACGCTGCTGGGCACGGGCAAAGTGTGCCTGGTGCTGGATGTACCGGCAGTAACACGCTACTTTATGAGCAAAAGGCAGGCATGA
- a CDS encoding chemotaxis protein CheB, translating to MQEKSRELRVLIADKSSYVRLVLQDIVDSEQDMQATGVAADADELLGLLGADEADLVILDCDLPGNENLLVLKRIFSEVPKPVLLLITQEQLTLDLLKQAVELGVYGIVLKPGRGRYANYRSIAAEFLRKVRAVSETELYNVQRRLEYLQQEMVLLAERPVKRKSSPVDTIIVIGASTGGTQAVESIVSRLSPELQAAVLVVLHLPEKFTRSYAKRLQRLTPLKVVEGRAGSLLRTGKVIVAPGGKNMVVEPFMGDPANLKVGFTDEPTPLFDQPSLDLLLRSVAQCAVRNMVGVVLTGMGKDGTLGASYMREQGGFMVAQDEATSVIFGMARSAIQSGYINKVLPLQEIPQFLNRYVAGQQQVSATDSDYEIERTGV from the coding sequence GTGCAGGAGAAGAGTAGGGAATTACGGGTACTGATAGCAGATAAATCCAGCTATGTACGGCTGGTGCTGCAGGATATCGTTGACTCGGAGCAGGATATGCAAGCCACGGGAGTGGCAGCGGATGCAGACGAGCTGCTGGGCCTGCTGGGGGCGGATGAAGCCGATCTGGTGATCCTGGACTGTGACTTGCCCGGGAACGAAAACCTGCTGGTGCTGAAGCGCATCTTCAGCGAGGTGCCCAAGCCGGTACTGCTGCTGATAACGCAGGAGCAGCTGACGCTGGATCTGCTGAAGCAGGCGGTGGAGCTGGGGGTGTACGGCATCGTGCTGAAACCCGGCCGGGGGCGTTATGCCAACTACAGAAGTATAGCCGCTGAGTTTTTGCGCAAAGTACGCGCGGTAAGCGAAACAGAGCTGTACAACGTGCAGCGCCGGCTGGAGTACCTGCAGCAGGAGATGGTGCTGCTGGCCGAGCGGCCAGTGAAGCGCAAAAGCAGCCCTGTAGACACTATCATCGTGATCGGAGCCTCAACAGGCGGCACCCAGGCGGTGGAAAGCATCGTCAGCCGGTTATCGCCGGAGCTGCAGGCTGCGGTGCTGGTTGTGCTGCACCTGCCGGAGAAGTTTACCCGGTCCTATGCCAAACGGCTGCAGCGCCTCACCCCACTAAAAGTGGTGGAGGGCCGTGCGGGGTCGTTGCTCAGGACAGGGAAAGTGATTGTAGCACCCGGTGGTAAAAACATGGTGGTGGAGCCTTTTATGGGTGACCCCGCCAACCTAAAAGTGGGCTTTACAGACGAACCGACGCCGCTTTTTGATCAGCCTTCCCTTGATTTGCTGCTCCGCTCCGTGGCGCAATGCGCAGTGCGGAACATGGTAGGTGTGGTGCTGACAGGCATGGGCAAGGACGGCACGCTGGGAGCATCATACATGCGGGAGCAGGGTGGTTTTATGGTGGCGCAGGACGAGGCGACATCAGTCATTTTTGGCATGGCCAGATCTGCCATCCAAAGCGGATACATAAATAAAGTGCTGCCCTTGCAGGAGATACCGCAGTTCCTGAACAGGTATGTGGCAGGGCAGCAGCAGGTCAGTGCAACTGACAGTGACTATGAAATCGAGAGAACAGGAGTATAA
- a CDS encoding response regulator produces MKRILIVDDSFYMRTMLKNMLTDAGYEIVGEAPNGQTALELAKETKPDLITLDVILPDNTGLDVLKGIRKDNPEQKVVIVSAVGQEVIVNEAMENGAKSYIVKPFSEEKVLEVVSKVLAE; encoded by the coding sequence ATGAAAAGAATACTAATCGTAGATGATTCCTTCTACATGCGCACCATGTTGAAAAACATGCTCACCGATGCCGGTTACGAAATCGTGGGTGAGGCACCAAACGGGCAGACGGCACTGGAGCTAGCCAAGGAAACCAAGCCCGACCTGATTACCCTGGACGTGATTCTGCCCGACAACACTGGTCTTGATGTGCTAAAGGGCATCCGCAAGGATAACCCGGAGCAGAAAGTGGTGATCGTAAGCGCGGTGGGCCAGGAAGTGATTGTAAACGAGGCGATGGAAAACGGTGCCAAGTCATACATCGTGAAGCCGTTCTCTGAGGAGAAGGTGCTGGAGGTGGTGAGCAAGGTGCTGGCCGAGTAG
- a CDS encoding chemotaxis protein CheW: protein MGKEAKSKPEAAAPEEKAQVAAPEVKPDASEASTAKAAKEQVSAEMVHLIVFKLGTEEYAIKIDQVKEVTITPSVTRMPRTPEFVKGVANIRGDIIAIMDMERRFQIRPAELPAGLAPNVSYTLVIEAKEYSIGVEVKEMPQSLNLPVAKIDRAPSFLQDVSVSENFIEGIAKTDNRLIIVLDMHKVLTQDEINQLSNT, encoded by the coding sequence ATGGGAAAAGAAGCGAAGAGCAAACCAGAGGCAGCCGCCCCTGAAGAGAAAGCCCAGGTGGCAGCGCCGGAAGTGAAGCCGGATGCCAGCGAAGCCTCTACTGCCAAGGCGGCCAAAGAGCAGGTGTCGGCTGAGATGGTGCACCTGATCGTGTTTAAGCTGGGTACGGAGGAGTATGCGATCAAAATCGACCAGGTAAAGGAAGTAACCATTACGCCGAGTGTTACCCGCATGCCGCGCACGCCGGAATTTGTAAAGGGAGTAGCCAACATCCGTGGCGATATTATTGCCATCATGGATATGGAGCGGCGTTTCCAGATCAGGCCGGCGGAGTTGCCGGCTGGGCTGGCCCCGAACGTCTCCTACACACTGGTGATCGAGGCAAAAGAATACAGCATAGGGGTAGAGGTGAAGGAAATGCCGCAGTCTCTGAACCTGCCTGTAGCCAAAATCGACAGGGCCCCTTCCTTTTTGCAGGATGTGAGCGTGAGCGAGAACTTTATTGAGGGCATTGCCAAAACCGATAACCGGCTCATCATCGTGCTGGACATGCACAAGGTCCTGACGCAGGATGAGATAAACCAGCTGTCGAACACATAA